The following coding sequences lie in one Arachis ipaensis cultivar K30076 chromosome B05, Araip1.1, whole genome shotgun sequence genomic window:
- the LOC107642685 gene encoding ACT domain-containing protein ACR1 isoform X1, with protein sequence MDIFYHPHMDREIESLIERIHPPRVCIDNDSCRECTVVKVDSANKHGILLEMVQVLTDLDLIISRSYISSDGGWFMDVFHVTDQAGKKLTDETLMLHIQQKLCTTRRKGNISSDEDDETTSEPYGCDGPHSPQNTALEMTGLDRPGLLSEIAAVLAELGCTVTSGMAWTHNDRAACIIYVEDALKAGPIKDPIRLGHVQEQLQNVVEAHGDIGERKSVRLRNLAAGRTHTERRLHQLMYADRDYESCRACHGESSGEHKKGCDGTHVSVSRCKDKGYWVVNVRSRDRPKLLFDTVCVLTDLHYVVFHAAIRSKSSMAEQEYFIKHAVAGACLDEESERQKLILCLIAAIERRVSHVRLIPPTIKGLRVDIRTKNRTGLLSNVTRVFRENGLSVSRVEIGTQGDNAVGSFFVTDSSGQQVNPNIAELVRQECGGTVVTDHKSPYRVPKSSSSSLLAMDETTNNLVAKPIVSIGNMLWSQIERLSGSFGSIRS encoded by the exons ATGGATATATTTTACCATCCACACATGGATCGGGAAATTGAATCGCTCATTGAGAGAATACATCCTCCCAG GGTCTGCATAGACAACGATTCTTGCCGAGAATGCACCGTAGTGAAG GTCGATAGTGCAAACAAGCACGGGATATTATTGGAGATGGTCCAGGTGTTGACAGATCTTGATCTTATTATTTCTAGATCATACATTTCCTCTGATGGTGGATGGTTTATGGATG TGTTCCACGTGACCGATCAAGCTGGCAAGAAGCTCACGGACGAAACCCTCATGCTCCACATTCAGCAG AAACTATGTACCACTAGAAGAAAAGGAAATATCTCGAgtgatgaagatgatgaaacTACGTCAGAACCATATGGTTGCGATGGGCCCCACTCACCCCAAAACACGGCCCTGGAGATGACTGGGCTGGACCGGCCCGGCCTACTATCTGAAATAGCTGCGGTGCTAGCGGAGTTGGGCTGTACCGTGACCTCGGGAATGGCCTGGACCCACAACGACAGAGCGGCCTGCATCATCTACGTAGAAGACGCTTTAAAAGCAGGGCCCATCAAGGACCCAATACGGCTGGGCCACGTTCAAGAGCAGCTTCAGAACGTGGTGGAGGCCCACGGCGATATCGGAGAGAGGAAAAGCGTGAGGCTGAGAAACTTGGCGGCGGGGCGCACCCACACAGAACGGCGGCTCCACCAGCTGATGTACGCGGACAGGGACTACGAGAGCTGCCGTGCGTGTCACGGGGAGAGTAGCGGGGAGCACAAGAAGGGGTGTGATGGGACCCACGTGTCCGTTAGTAGATGCAAGGACAAAGGGTACTGGGTGGTCAACGTGAGGAGCAGGGACCGTCCTAAACTACTCTTTGATACCGTCTGCGTCTTAACCGACTTGCACTATGTGGTGTTCCACGCCGCCATCAGGTCCAAGAGTTCCATGGCCGAGCAGGAGTACTTTATAAAGCACGCCGTCGCTGGCGCTTGTCTGGACGAAGAATCCGAGAGACAAAAGCTCATCTTATGCTTAATCGCTGCCATAGAACGCAGAGTCTCCCATGTACGTCTCATTCCACCCACCATTAag GGATTAAGGGTAGATATTCGCACCAAGAATAGGACGGGTCTACTGTCGAACGTGACAAGGGTGTTCCGTGAGAATGGACTATCGGTATCAAGGGTTGAGATTGGAACACAAGGGGACAATGCGGTGGGATCATTCTTTGTGACAGACTCTTCTGGTCAACAAGTCAACCCTAATATAGCGGAGCTGGTGAGACAAGAGTGTGGCGGAACCGTAGTTACTGATCACAAGTCGCCTTATAGGGTTCCTaaatcatcctcctcctccttgtTGGCTATGGACGAAACCACCAACAATTTGGTGGCCAAGCCAATAGTTTCTATTGGGAACATGCTATGGTCTCAGATAGAACGCCTTTCAGGTAGTTTTGGCTCCATTAGATCCTGA
- the LOC107642685 gene encoding ACT domain-containing protein ACR1 isoform X2 has product MDIFYHPHMDREIESLIERIHPPRVCIDNDSCRECTVVKVDSANKHGILLEMVQVLTDLDLIISRSYISSDGGWFMDVFHVTDQAGKKLTDETLMLHIQQKLCTTRRKGNISSDEDDETTSEPYGCDGPHSPQNTALEMTGLDRPGLLSEIAAVLAELGCTVTSGMAWTHNDRAACIIYVEDALKAGPIKDPIRLGHVQEQLQNVVEAHGDIGERKSVRLRNLAAGRTHTERRLHQLMYADRDYESCRACHGESSGEHKKGCDGTHVSVSRCKDKGYWVVNVRSRDRPKLLFDTVCVLTDLHYVVFHAAIRSKSSMAEQEYFIKHAVAGACLDEESERQKLILCLIAAIERRVSHGLRVDIRTKNRTGLLSNVTRVFRENGLSVSRVEIGTQGDNAVGSFFVTDSSGQQVNPNIAELVRQECGGTVVTDHKSPYRVPKSSSSSLLAMDETTNNLVAKPIVSIGNMLWSQIERLSGSFGSIRS; this is encoded by the exons ATGGATATATTTTACCATCCACACATGGATCGGGAAATTGAATCGCTCATTGAGAGAATACATCCTCCCAG GGTCTGCATAGACAACGATTCTTGCCGAGAATGCACCGTAGTGAAG GTCGATAGTGCAAACAAGCACGGGATATTATTGGAGATGGTCCAGGTGTTGACAGATCTTGATCTTATTATTTCTAGATCATACATTTCCTCTGATGGTGGATGGTTTATGGATG TGTTCCACGTGACCGATCAAGCTGGCAAGAAGCTCACGGACGAAACCCTCATGCTCCACATTCAGCAG AAACTATGTACCACTAGAAGAAAAGGAAATATCTCGAgtgatgaagatgatgaaacTACGTCAGAACCATATGGTTGCGATGGGCCCCACTCACCCCAAAACACGGCCCTGGAGATGACTGGGCTGGACCGGCCCGGCCTACTATCTGAAATAGCTGCGGTGCTAGCGGAGTTGGGCTGTACCGTGACCTCGGGAATGGCCTGGACCCACAACGACAGAGCGGCCTGCATCATCTACGTAGAAGACGCTTTAAAAGCAGGGCCCATCAAGGACCCAATACGGCTGGGCCACGTTCAAGAGCAGCTTCAGAACGTGGTGGAGGCCCACGGCGATATCGGAGAGAGGAAAAGCGTGAGGCTGAGAAACTTGGCGGCGGGGCGCACCCACACAGAACGGCGGCTCCACCAGCTGATGTACGCGGACAGGGACTACGAGAGCTGCCGTGCGTGTCACGGGGAGAGTAGCGGGGAGCACAAGAAGGGGTGTGATGGGACCCACGTGTCCGTTAGTAGATGCAAGGACAAAGGGTACTGGGTGGTCAACGTGAGGAGCAGGGACCGTCCTAAACTACTCTTTGATACCGTCTGCGTCTTAACCGACTTGCACTATGTGGTGTTCCACGCCGCCATCAGGTCCAAGAGTTCCATGGCCGAGCAGGAGTACTTTATAAAGCACGCCGTCGCTGGCGCTTGTCTGGACGAAGAATCCGAGAGACAAAAGCTCATCTTATGCTTAATCGCTGCCATAGAACGCAGAGTCTCCCAT GGATTAAGGGTAGATATTCGCACCAAGAATAGGACGGGTCTACTGTCGAACGTGACAAGGGTGTTCCGTGAGAATGGACTATCGGTATCAAGGGTTGAGATTGGAACACAAGGGGACAATGCGGTGGGATCATTCTTTGTGACAGACTCTTCTGGTCAACAAGTCAACCCTAATATAGCGGAGCTGGTGAGACAAGAGTGTGGCGGAACCGTAGTTACTGATCACAAGTCGCCTTATAGGGTTCCTaaatcatcctcctcctccttgtTGGCTATGGACGAAACCACCAACAATTTGGTGGCCAAGCCAATAGTTTCTATTGGGAACATGCTATGGTCTCAGATAGAACGCCTTTCAGGTAGTTTTGGCTCCATTAGATCCTGA
- the LOC107642685 gene encoding ACT domain-containing protein ACR1 isoform X3, which translates to MHRSEVFHVTDQAGKKLTDETLMLHIQQKLCTTRRKGNISSDEDDETTSEPYGCDGPHSPQNTALEMTGLDRPGLLSEIAAVLAELGCTVTSGMAWTHNDRAACIIYVEDALKAGPIKDPIRLGHVQEQLQNVVEAHGDIGERKSVRLRNLAAGRTHTERRLHQLMYADRDYESCRACHGESSGEHKKGCDGTHVSVSRCKDKGYWVVNVRSRDRPKLLFDTVCVLTDLHYVVFHAAIRSKSSMAEQEYFIKHAVAGACLDEESERQKLILCLIAAIERRVSHVRLIPPTIKGLRVDIRTKNRTGLLSNVTRVFRENGLSVSRVEIGTQGDNAVGSFFVTDSSGQQVNPNIAELVRQECGGTVVTDHKSPYRVPKSSSSSLLAMDETTNNLVAKPIVSIGNMLWSQIERLSGSFGSIRS; encoded by the exons ATGCACCGTAGTGAAG TGTTCCACGTGACCGATCAAGCTGGCAAGAAGCTCACGGACGAAACCCTCATGCTCCACATTCAGCAG AAACTATGTACCACTAGAAGAAAAGGAAATATCTCGAgtgatgaagatgatgaaacTACGTCAGAACCATATGGTTGCGATGGGCCCCACTCACCCCAAAACACGGCCCTGGAGATGACTGGGCTGGACCGGCCCGGCCTACTATCTGAAATAGCTGCGGTGCTAGCGGAGTTGGGCTGTACCGTGACCTCGGGAATGGCCTGGACCCACAACGACAGAGCGGCCTGCATCATCTACGTAGAAGACGCTTTAAAAGCAGGGCCCATCAAGGACCCAATACGGCTGGGCCACGTTCAAGAGCAGCTTCAGAACGTGGTGGAGGCCCACGGCGATATCGGAGAGAGGAAAAGCGTGAGGCTGAGAAACTTGGCGGCGGGGCGCACCCACACAGAACGGCGGCTCCACCAGCTGATGTACGCGGACAGGGACTACGAGAGCTGCCGTGCGTGTCACGGGGAGAGTAGCGGGGAGCACAAGAAGGGGTGTGATGGGACCCACGTGTCCGTTAGTAGATGCAAGGACAAAGGGTACTGGGTGGTCAACGTGAGGAGCAGGGACCGTCCTAAACTACTCTTTGATACCGTCTGCGTCTTAACCGACTTGCACTATGTGGTGTTCCACGCCGCCATCAGGTCCAAGAGTTCCATGGCCGAGCAGGAGTACTTTATAAAGCACGCCGTCGCTGGCGCTTGTCTGGACGAAGAATCCGAGAGACAAAAGCTCATCTTATGCTTAATCGCTGCCATAGAACGCAGAGTCTCCCATGTACGTCTCATTCCACCCACCATTAag GGATTAAGGGTAGATATTCGCACCAAGAATAGGACGGGTCTACTGTCGAACGTGACAAGGGTGTTCCGTGAGAATGGACTATCGGTATCAAGGGTTGAGATTGGAACACAAGGGGACAATGCGGTGGGATCATTCTTTGTGACAGACTCTTCTGGTCAACAAGTCAACCCTAATATAGCGGAGCTGGTGAGACAAGAGTGTGGCGGAACCGTAGTTACTGATCACAAGTCGCCTTATAGGGTTCCTaaatcatcctcctcctccttgtTGGCTATGGACGAAACCACCAACAATTTGGTGGCCAAGCCAATAGTTTCTATTGGGAACATGCTATGGTCTCAGATAGAACGCCTTTCAGGTAGTTTTGGCTCCATTAGATCCTGA
- the LOC107642685 gene encoding ACT domain-containing protein ACR1 isoform X4 codes for MVDGLWMKLCTTRRKGNISSDEDDETTSEPYGCDGPHSPQNTALEMTGLDRPGLLSEIAAVLAELGCTVTSGMAWTHNDRAACIIYVEDALKAGPIKDPIRLGHVQEQLQNVVEAHGDIGERKSVRLRNLAAGRTHTERRLHQLMYADRDYESCRACHGESSGEHKKGCDGTHVSVSRCKDKGYWVVNVRSRDRPKLLFDTVCVLTDLHYVVFHAAIRSKSSMAEQEYFIKHAVAGACLDEESERQKLILCLIAAIERRVSHVRLIPPTIKGLRVDIRTKNRTGLLSNVTRVFRENGLSVSRVEIGTQGDNAVGSFFVTDSSGQQVNPNIAELVRQECGGTVVTDHKSPYRVPKSSSSSLLAMDETTNNLVAKPIVSIGNMLWSQIERLSGSFGSIRS; via the exons ATGGTGGATGGTTTATGGATG AAACTATGTACCACTAGAAGAAAAGGAAATATCTCGAgtgatgaagatgatgaaacTACGTCAGAACCATATGGTTGCGATGGGCCCCACTCACCCCAAAACACGGCCCTGGAGATGACTGGGCTGGACCGGCCCGGCCTACTATCTGAAATAGCTGCGGTGCTAGCGGAGTTGGGCTGTACCGTGACCTCGGGAATGGCCTGGACCCACAACGACAGAGCGGCCTGCATCATCTACGTAGAAGACGCTTTAAAAGCAGGGCCCATCAAGGACCCAATACGGCTGGGCCACGTTCAAGAGCAGCTTCAGAACGTGGTGGAGGCCCACGGCGATATCGGAGAGAGGAAAAGCGTGAGGCTGAGAAACTTGGCGGCGGGGCGCACCCACACAGAACGGCGGCTCCACCAGCTGATGTACGCGGACAGGGACTACGAGAGCTGCCGTGCGTGTCACGGGGAGAGTAGCGGGGAGCACAAGAAGGGGTGTGATGGGACCCACGTGTCCGTTAGTAGATGCAAGGACAAAGGGTACTGGGTGGTCAACGTGAGGAGCAGGGACCGTCCTAAACTACTCTTTGATACCGTCTGCGTCTTAACCGACTTGCACTATGTGGTGTTCCACGCCGCCATCAGGTCCAAGAGTTCCATGGCCGAGCAGGAGTACTTTATAAAGCACGCCGTCGCTGGCGCTTGTCTGGACGAAGAATCCGAGAGACAAAAGCTCATCTTATGCTTAATCGCTGCCATAGAACGCAGAGTCTCCCATGTACGTCTCATTCCACCCACCATTAag GGATTAAGGGTAGATATTCGCACCAAGAATAGGACGGGTCTACTGTCGAACGTGACAAGGGTGTTCCGTGAGAATGGACTATCGGTATCAAGGGTTGAGATTGGAACACAAGGGGACAATGCGGTGGGATCATTCTTTGTGACAGACTCTTCTGGTCAACAAGTCAACCCTAATATAGCGGAGCTGGTGAGACAAGAGTGTGGCGGAACCGTAGTTACTGATCACAAGTCGCCTTATAGGGTTCCTaaatcatcctcctcctccttgtTGGCTATGGACGAAACCACCAACAATTTGGTGGCCAAGCCAATAGTTTCTATTGGGAACATGCTATGGTCTCAGATAGAACGCCTTTCAGGTAGTTTTGGCTCCATTAGATCCTGA